The Chloroflexota bacterium genome includes the window GCCCGGATCGCCCTGGTGGAAGATCACCTCGCCCCGGCGGAAGCGGCGGCGACGCAGGTGGCGCGCCACGTCCCGCAGGTCATCGGGCAGGACACCCGCAAACAGAGGGCATCGGGCCAACAGGGTCAGGCTCGGATCGTCAGCCATCGGTCAAAGACTCGTCGCTCCGGTCCAGGCGTGCCGACGTCCCACGATGCACGTCCAGCAGTCGCGAGGTCAGGCCGGGGCCGGCGCCGACCAGCTCCAGGAAGCGACCCCCGTCCAGGGCGAGCAGGGTCCCGTCGCCGGTGGCGGTTACGGTGGCCGTCCGCGGGACGCCACGCAGCAGCCCGATCTCGCCGAACACGTCATCCGGGCCCAGGGTCCGCAAGAACCGGGGCGCACCACCCGGGTCCTTGGTCTGGGCGACCTCGAACGTACCGTCCAGGACGTGGAAGAAGCGGTCAGCCGGGTCGCCCTGGCGCACGACGACCTGGCCTGGCGTCACGCGCACGCGGGTCAGGTGGCGGGCGGCCTGCTCCAACGCGGCGGGGGCCAGCCCATCGAACAGCGGAATGCGGACGAACCGCTGGGCGCCCGGGTCCATCTCCGACGCTGCGGACCTCCCCACCAGGACCGTCCCGACCAGCGTGGCGGCAACCATGGCGACCCCGAACCCGAGCAGGACGACGACCGGACCGGTCGCGGCTGCCAGGATGGGTGCCAGGAACGCACCCAGCGCATAGGCCGATACGGTCAGCGTGTCCATGGCGCCGATCGTTCGCCCCCGGATGGAGTCGGGGACCGCCCGCTGGAAGATCGTCGTCGCCACCACCTCGAGCAGGAGCATGCCGGCAGTGGCCACCGCCATGGCGGCAATGGCCGCCAGCAGGACCGTCGACTGGCCGACAAGGATGACTCCAACGCCCAGTGTCACACCACCCACCGCCAGCGGGATCTCGAGTCGCCGACGGAGGGTCATGGGCCCGGCGATGAAGGCGCCGATGAGTCCGCCCAGCCCGATGGCGGCGTTCAGCCAGCCTGTCCCAGCGTCGCCTGCGCCGAGCACCTCGACCGCGATGACCACGGTCAGGACGGCCAGCCCGCCGGACACGAAGCCGTCGAACAGGTTGATCACGCCCAGGCCGGACAGGGGTCGGATGGCCGGCCGGACCGACGCCCGGAACCCAATCGTGCTCGCCTCGGTAGAGGCGGCGTGCGCCGCCACGGCGCGTCCCCGATCCCTCGGCAGCCGCCACAGGACGGCGGCGATGATCACGAACGTCACGGCATTCAGAAAGAAGGCCAGCGGGATGCTGCCGACCGTGATGAGGATGGCCGCCACCGCCGGACCGATGATGAACGCCAGGTTGTCCAGGCTCGACCAGGCGGCATTGGCGGGGCCCAGCTCCCGCTCATCGGCCACCAGGCTGGGGATCAGCGAGCCGATGGCGGGGCTGAAGAAGGCCGAGAAGCAGGCCGCCAGCAGGCTGAGGGCCACGACCGCGATGATCGGCCCCTCAACCAGGGTCAGCGCGGTCAGCGCCAGCATGATGACCCCGCGGGCGAGATCGGTGACGATCAGGATCAGGCGCCGGTCGTACCGATCGGCCACGATCCCGGCCGGGACCGAGAGCAGGATGTAGGGGACAACGCGGGCTGCCCCCACGATCCCCAGCACGACGGGCGAGGCGCCGGAGTTGTAGACCACGACCAGCAGCGCGACCAGGTACAGCCAGTCGCCGATGGAGGACACGAACTCCCCGATCATGAGACGCGCGAGGGCCGGGTTGGCGAAGACGCGCCGGTAACTGGCGAGGCTGCCCATCGGTCCGGGCAGTCTACCCGTACACTCCGAGGCGCCCATGCCGGTCCCCGTCATCCGATCGGACGCCCATCTCGCCCACGATGGCCTGGTCGAGGTCGAGCGCGGCCGCGCCATCCCCGGCTACGAGGTGCCGGCCCGCGCGGTGGAGATCGAGCAGGCGCTGGTGGACGCGGGCGGATATCGGTTCGAGGACCCGACCGAGCATGGCGAAGAGCCGATCCTGGCGGTGCATGATCGCGCGCTGCTTGATGTCCTGGCGGTGGCCTGGGATGAGGCCCTGGCTGCCGGGCTCACCGACGGAACCCAGCCGCTCATCCCGGGCACGTTCCTGACGACCGGGTATGCAGCCGGTCATGAAACCGGTCTGCCGGGACCGGGCCACCGGGTGTTCGCGTACACATTTGACACCGCGACGCCGATCGTGGCCGGCACCTACCACGCGGCGCGGGTGGCGGTCGACGTGGCCCTCACCGCCATGGACCGTGCCCTGGGCGGGGCGCACCTGGCGTACGGCCTGTGCCGGCCCCCCGGCCACCACGCCGGCCGCGCCCTGTACGGCGGCTACTGCTTCTTCAACAACGCGGCCATCGTCGCGCAGGCCCTGTCCAAAGGCGGAGCCTCGCGGATCGCCATCCTGGACATCGACTACCACCACGGCAACGGCACCCAGCAGCTGTTCTGGGATCGGCATGATGTGCTGTACGTCTCCCTTCATGGCGACCCGGCCCGGGCCTATCCGTACTACTCCGGCTTTGCGGGCGAGACCGGCTTCGGCGCTGGCGAGGGCATGAACGTCAACCTGCCGCTTCCGGAGGGGACCGACCTCGCCACCTACCT containing:
- a CDS encoding histone deacetylase family protein, whose amino-acid sequence is MPVPVIRSDAHLAHDGLVEVERGRAIPGYEVPARAVEIEQALVDAGGYRFEDPTEHGEEPILAVHDRALLDVLAVAWDEALAAGLTDGTQPLIPGTFLTTGYAAGHETGLPGPGHRVFAYTFDTATPIVAGTYHAARVAVDVALTAMDRALGGAHLAYGLCRPPGHHAGRALYGGYCFFNNAAIVAQALSKGGASRIAILDIDYHHGNGTQQLFWDRHDVLYVSLHGDPARAYPYYSGFAGETGFGAGEGMNVNLPLPEGTDLATYLVALEVGLRAIRDHDPDAPVVVSVGFDTFYRDPIADFAITTDDYRRIGAAIGALDLPVIALQEGGYALDAIGANAVSFLGGLQGRDS
- a CDS encoding MFS transporter yields the protein MGSLASYRRVFANPALARLMIGEFVSSIGDWLYLVALLVVVYNSGASPVVLGIVGAARVVPYILLSVPAGIVADRYDRRLILIVTDLARGVIMLALTALTLVEGPIIAVVALSLLAACFSAFFSPAIGSLIPSLVADERELGPANAAWSSLDNLAFIIGPAVAAILITVGSIPLAFFLNAVTFVIIAAVLWRLPRDRGRAVAAHAASTEASTIGFRASVRPAIRPLSGLGVINLFDGFVSGGLAVLTVVIAVEVLGAGDAGTGWLNAAIGLGGLIGAFIAGPMTLRRRLEIPLAVGGVTLGVGVILVGQSTVLLAAIAAMAVATAGMLLLEVVATTIFQRAVPDSIRGRTIGAMDTLTVSAYALGAFLAPILAAATGPVVVLLGFGVAMVAATLVGTVLVGRSAASEMDPGAQRFVRIPLFDGLAPAALEQAARHLTRVRVTPGQVVVRQGDPADRFFHVLDGTFEVAQTKDPGGAPRFLRTLGPDDVFGEIGLLRGVPRTATVTATGDGTLLALDGGRFLELVGAGPGLTSRLLDVHRGTSARLDRSDESLTDG